The DNA region GCCGAGGATGAGGTCCACCAGCCTCTGGAGCTCATCCTGGGAATAGAATTCTATTTCGATCTTTCCACGCCTTCCGCTCCCCGAGATGCGGACCTGGGTACTCAGGAATCTCCTCAACTCCTCTTGGAGCTCTTCCCGACCCGCATCGTCCGGCTCCTCCCTGGATGGGGAGGCAGGCTTCTTCCTTTTCCATCCCTTCACAAGCCCTTCCGTCTGGCGAACGGAGAGACCCTTGTCGACGACGATCCTGCAGGCCTCCCTCTGATCCTTTTCGGTAGGGAGTGCAAGCAGGGCCCTGCCGTGGCCGGAAGATAGGGAACCATCGGCGAGCCTCTCTTTCACCTCCTCTGGGAGGCGGAGAAGTCTGAGAGTGTTTGTCACGGAGGTCCGATCCTTGCCGATTCTTCTGGCAAGTTCCTCCTGGGTGAATTGATACTCATCGATCAACTGCCTGTATCCCTCGGCCTCTTCCAAAACACCCAGATCCTCCCTCTGGAGATTCTCCACCAGGGCCAGTTCGAGAGCCTCCCGGCTTGAGACGTCTCTG from Deltaproteobacteria bacterium includes:
- a CDS encoding ParB/RepB/Spo0J family partition protein; this translates as MGKRTALGKGLGALIPDVGQQRGDLFLCPIEEIVPNGKQPRKRFDEGGMKDLAESIKEKGILEPLLVRKSSQGYELIVGERRWRAAQRAGLREVPVLVRDVSSREALELALVENLQREDLGVLEEAEGYRQLIDEYQFTQEELARRIGKDRTSVTNTLRLLRLPEEVKERLADGSLSSGHGRALLALPTEKDQREACRIVVDKGLSVRQTEGLVKGWKRKKPASPSREEPDDAGREELQEELRRFLSTQVRISGSGRRGKIEIEFYSQDELQRLVDLILGEKGALL